One Bacillus sp. 1780r2a1 DNA segment encodes these proteins:
- the dat gene encoding D-amino-acid transaminase, with translation MELGYYDGQFRDINERVIPIDERGHQFGDGVYEFIRVYKGTPLALSQHLDRLERSAKALLIELPFSRVELEKLIEEGLQKSTLAEADIYMQVTRGISPRNHLFPDTKAELSMTIRHPRQMPDEAYEKGISTLLLEDERWANCYIKSLNLLPNILAKQAAASKGCKEAILVKDGYITEGSSSNVFVIKDQTLYTTPATKQILCGITRTNILSCAKQEGIQVREQHMTIDFIKQADEAFVTSTSIGILPIARIDGQDLSTTRPIIDKLTNAYQTFREQQVHVQS, from the coding sequence ATGGAACTTGGTTATTATGATGGACAATTTCGAGATATCAACGAGAGAGTAATTCCTATTGATGAGCGCGGGCATCAATTTGGCGATGGCGTATATGAATTTATTCGCGTATACAAAGGAACACCTTTAGCACTATCTCAGCATTTAGATCGTCTTGAGCGAAGCGCAAAAGCGTTATTAATTGAGCTTCCATTTAGCAGAGTGGAATTAGAAAAATTAATCGAGGAAGGACTACAAAAGTCCACATTGGCAGAAGCCGATATTTACATGCAGGTCACGCGTGGAATTTCTCCTCGAAATCATTTATTTCCAGATACCAAAGCAGAGTTATCTATGACGATTAGACATCCACGCCAAATGCCTGATGAGGCTTATGAAAAAGGGATTTCCACCTTACTTTTAGAAGATGAGCGTTGGGCAAACTGTTACATTAAATCATTAAACTTACTTCCAAATATTCTAGCAAAACAAGCAGCTGCCTCTAAAGGATGCAAAGAAGCCATTCTTGTAAAGGACGGATACATAACAGAAGGTTCTAGCAGCAATGTGTTCGTCATAAAAGATCAAACCCTATATACCACTCCAGCCACTAAGCAAATTTTATGCGGTATTACACGTACCAATATTCTTTCTTGCGCAAAACAAGAAGGCATTCAAGTGCGAGAACAGCATATGACAATTGATTTTATTAAGCAAGCTGATGAAGCCTTTGTCACGAGCACATCCATTGGTATCTTACCAATTGCACGCATCGATGGGCAAGACTTGTCAACAACACGTCCTATTATTGATAAATTAACTAATGCATACCAAACATTTCGAGAGCAGCAAGTACACGTACAAAGTTAA
- a CDS encoding SulP family inorganic anion transporter: MTVALALIPEALAFSIIAGVDPMVGLYASFCMAIVIAFTGGRPAMISAATGAMALLMIDLVKNHGVEYLFAATILTGIIQLVLGILKVGRFLSFLPQTVMFGFVNALGILIFTAQLQHFKGANWAMYAMVAGTLLIVYVFPLVTKLIPAPLVAIVFMTAVAIFGGGFGLKTVGDMGEITRTLPFLHFPAVELSLQTLLIILPYSLPLAIVGLLESLLTATVLDDMTDTDSNKNKEARGQGLANIVTGLFGGMAGCAMIGQSVINVKSGGRGRLSTLIAGVFLLFLIMVLGDVVKQIPMAALVGVMFMVAVGTFDWQSVKDIHKYPISDSVVMIATVVVVLLTHNLALGVMVGIVISTVVLGWKMARLTIVKEEESDRIVYYVNGPLFFATTTIFVNAFHYEGEQMTIVIDFSNSYVWDQSAMLAVAKVVGKYESNNKKVVLQGMNSATQKAMGRIGLESSI, encoded by the coding sequence ATGACTGTTGCTCTTGCATTAATTCCCGAAGCACTTGCATTTTCAATTATTGCAGGAGTAGATCCTATGGTAGGTCTATATGCTTCTTTTTGTATGGCAATTGTCATTGCATTTACCGGAGGGCGACCGGCAATGATTTCTGCAGCAACTGGTGCAATGGCTCTTTTAATGATTGATTTAGTGAAAAATCATGGGGTTGAGTATTTGTTTGCAGCGACAATTCTAACTGGAATTATTCAGCTTGTTTTAGGTATCTTGAAAGTTGGAAGATTTTTATCATTTTTACCACAAACGGTTATGTTTGGTTTTGTTAATGCGTTAGGAATCTTAATTTTCACCGCCCAGCTTCAGCATTTTAAAGGTGCGAACTGGGCTATGTACGCGATGGTAGCAGGAACATTATTAATTGTGTATGTATTCCCTCTTGTAACCAAACTAATTCCAGCACCGTTAGTAGCAATTGTATTTATGACGGCCGTAGCCATTTTTGGTGGAGGGTTTGGTTTGAAAACGGTAGGAGATATGGGCGAGATTACGCGTACACTACCATTTCTTCATTTTCCAGCAGTAGAATTATCATTACAAACATTATTAATTATCTTACCCTATTCACTGCCGTTAGCGATTGTTGGTTTGTTAGAATCATTACTAACTGCCACAGTTTTAGATGATATGACGGATACGGATTCTAATAAAAATAAAGAAGCACGTGGACAAGGACTTGCCAACATTGTGACAGGCCTATTCGGTGGAATGGCAGGGTGTGCTATGATTGGACAATCGGTAATCAACGTAAAGTCCGGTGGGCGCGGAAGACTTTCAACACTTATAGCAGGCGTGTTTTTATTATTTTTAATTATGGTGTTAGGTGATGTTGTAAAGCAGATTCCAATGGCCGCGCTTGTTGGCGTCATGTTTATGGTAGCGGTAGGGACGTTTGATTGGCAGTCTGTTAAAGACATTCATAAGTATCCTATATCGGACTCTGTTGTTATGATTGCAACGGTTGTTGTAGTACTACTTACACATAATTTAGCGTTAGGAGTTATGGTTGGTATTGTCATTAGTACAGTCGTGTTGGGGTGGAAAATGGCGAGATTGACCATAGTAAAAGAAGAAGAGTCTGATCGAATAGTTTATTATGTTAACGGTCCTCTTTTCTTTGCAACAACAACAATTTTTGTAAATGCATTTCACTACGAAGGTGAGCAAATGACAATCGTAATCGATTTTTCAAACTCTTACGTCTGGGACCAATCTGCGATGTTAGCCGTGGCAAAAGTGGTAGGGAAATATGAAAGTAATAATAAAAAGGTAGTATTACAAGGGATGAACAGCGCTACCCAAAAAGCAATGGGGCGAATTGGCTTAGAATCTTCAATATAG
- a CDS encoding YozE family protein produces the protein MKSFYHYMMKFRLNPKNDVIGQLARFVYEDHSFPKMADDYNEISSYLELNGDYTMSMSVFDEAWELYEMNQ, from the coding sequence ATGAAGTCATTTTATCACTACATGATGAAATTCAGGTTAAATCCAAAAAATGATGTAATAGGACAGCTAGCACGCTTTGTGTATGAAGACCATAGCTTTCCTAAAATGGCAGATGATTATAATGAGATCAGCTCTTATCTCGAATTAAATGGTGATTACACGATGAGCATGTCTGTTTTTGATGAGGCATGGGAGCTATATGAAATGAATCAGTAA
- the deoD gene encoding purine-nucleoside phosphorylase — protein sequence MSVHIGAKKGEIAETILLPGDPLRAKYIAETFLEDVTCYNEVRGMLGFTGTYKGKRVSVQGTGMGVPSIAIYVNELMSEYGVQNLIRVGTCGAIQKDVKVRDVILAMSSSSDSQMNRVKFGPIDYAPTANFDLLKRAYDAGVEKGLHLKVGNVFTSDQFYNEDGQLEKLAAHGVLAVEMETTALYTLAAKYGRNALSVLTVSDHIFTGEETTAEERQTTFNDMIIVALEAAINE from the coding sequence ATGAGTGTACATATTGGGGCAAAAAAAGGTGAAATTGCAGAAACGATCTTACTCCCTGGAGATCCGCTTCGTGCGAAATACATTGCGGAAACATTTCTAGAAGATGTAACTTGCTATAATGAAGTTCGTGGCATGTTAGGTTTTACAGGAACATATAAAGGAAAACGTGTGTCCGTACAAGGAACAGGAATGGGTGTTCCATCTATTGCTATTTATGTAAATGAGTTAATGAGTGAATATGGTGTTCAAAACTTAATTCGTGTCGGAACTTGTGGAGCAATTCAAAAAGATGTAAAAGTTCGTGACGTTATTTTAGCTATGTCTTCATCAAGTGATTCACAAATGAATCGCGTGAAATTTGGACCTATTGACTATGCGCCAACGGCAAATTTTGATTTATTAAAGCGCGCATATGACGCTGGGGTTGAAAAAGGATTGCATTTAAAAGTGGGGAACGTCTTCACTTCTGATCAATTTTATAATGAAGATGGGCAGTTAGAAAAGCTAGCTGCACACGGAGTACTGGCAGTTGAGATGGAAACAACAGCACTTTATACATTAGCGGCTAAATATGGGCGTAATGCGCTGTCTGTTTTAACAGTAAGTGATCACATCTTTACAGGTGAAGAAACAACAGCTGAAGAGCGTCAAACGACATTTAATGATATGATTATTGTTGCTCTAGAAGCAGCAATCAATGAGTAA
- a CDS encoding YozD family protein — translation MKEIEVVIDTEEIAEFFYNELIKRGYAPAEEELGELADITFDYLIDKCIIDEQDE, via the coding sequence GTGAAAGAAATCGAAGTAGTTATTGATACAGAGGAAATCGCTGAGTTCTTTTACAATGAACTAATAAAGCGGGGGTACGCTCCAGCTGAGGAAGAGCTAGGAGAGTTGGCTGATATTACATTTGATTATTTGATTGATAAATGTATTATCGATGAGCAAGATGAATAA
- a CDS encoding phosphatase PAP2 family protein: MLTRRQYIVTVCIALALFLILMLTYKTPVVKELDYNVLHTIFEWRTSWLTSFFIFITTLGSWHITAPTWLVLVMLLMYKRQGVAALFITLVFWGIRGLNWLLKEIFERPRPEWSQLVDASHYSFPSGHAMNSSAFFVGLLCLVFIYTRTQSVRIIASLCLILLILLVGFSRMYLGVHYLTDILAGYALGISWALSMYQLYNKLMYSSLKRYQFPT, translated from the coding sequence ATGTTAACGCGAAGACAATATATTGTTACAGTCTGCATTGCACTTGCTTTATTTTTAATTCTAATGCTGACGTATAAAACACCTGTTGTAAAAGAGCTGGATTATAATGTATTACATACCATCTTTGAGTGGAGGACAAGCTGGCTAACGTCATTTTTTATTTTTATTACAACGTTAGGATCATGGCATATTACTGCGCCGACCTGGCTTGTTCTGGTCATGCTGTTAATGTATAAGCGTCAAGGAGTGGCAGCCTTATTTATTACCCTTGTTTTTTGGGGGATTAGAGGGTTAAATTGGCTGTTAAAAGAAATATTTGAACGTCCCCGACCAGAGTGGAGTCAGCTAGTTGATGCATCACACTATAGCTTTCCAAGCGGTCATGCTATGAATTCCAGTGCTTTTTTCGTTGGCCTTCTATGCCTTGTGTTCATATATACAAGAACGCAAAGTGTGAGAATAATCGCTTCTTTATGCCTTATCCTTCTAATCCTTTTAGTTGGGTTCAGCCGCATGTATTTAGGGGTTCATTATTTAACAGATATTTTGGCTGGCTATGCTTTGGGCATCTCTTGGGCACTTAGTATGTATCAGCTATATAATAAACTTATGTATTCATCTTTAAAACGGTACCAGTTCCCCACATAA
- a CDS encoding rod shape-determining protein RodA, protein MGENQRNVSRFDWNLAFLLFLFFCVSITAINSAQTIGQYDSNFVIKQVAFYVIGTVIIAFVMRLDSDQLQKLSWVFYGFGNFLLIFLIIAPSSIAREINGAKSWFTLPGFSFQPSEFVKVFLIIVLSNIIVKHNEKYRIRTIREDLLLLAKMGATLGFPLLLVMQQPDLGTALVLLAIFVGLVFVSGVTWKLIVPAFLGLGSIGAGILALVIYAPDFLEKYLGVKQYQFGRIYAWLDPTTYSTGEAYHLVKSLNAIGSGMVNGKGPGNGVVYIPESQTDFIFAVIGEEFGFIGGSIVISLFFLLIYYLIKLGLETKNEFNSYLCVGVITMITFHVFQNIGMTIQVLPITGIPLPFISYGGSSLMGSMFAIGLMFGISWHQKRYMFGTE, encoded by the coding sequence ATGGGTGAAAATCAACGAAATGTTAGTAGATTTGACTGGAATTTAGCTTTTCTTCTCTTTCTTTTTTTCTGCGTAAGTATTACTGCTATTAATAGTGCACAAACTATTGGACAATATGATTCAAACTTTGTTATTAAACAAGTTGCTTTCTACGTAATTGGAACAGTGATTATTGCATTTGTAATGCGACTAGATTCTGATCAATTACAAAAACTCTCTTGGGTCTTCTATGGTTTTGGAAACTTCCTTCTAATTTTCTTGATTATTGCACCGAGCAGTATTGCTCGAGAAATTAACGGTGCAAAAAGTTGGTTTACACTACCTGGCTTTTCATTTCAACCTTCTGAGTTTGTAAAAGTTTTTTTGATTATTGTATTAAGTAACATTATTGTCAAGCACAATGAAAAATATCGCATTCGCACGATACGTGAAGACCTTTTATTACTAGCCAAAATGGGTGCAACACTAGGATTCCCTTTACTGCTTGTGATGCAGCAACCGGATTTGGGAACAGCACTTGTTTTATTAGCAATTTTTGTAGGTCTGGTCTTTGTATCAGGAGTAACCTGGAAACTAATTGTTCCAGCTTTTTTAGGGCTTGGTTCAATCGGTGCTGGCATTCTTGCACTAGTAATTTATGCTCCCGACTTCCTTGAAAAATACTTAGGTGTTAAGCAGTATCAGTTTGGTCGAATTTATGCATGGCTAGACCCGACGACTTACAGTACAGGTGAAGCATATCACTTAGTAAAATCACTGAATGCTATCGGTTCGGGTATGGTTAACGGAAAAGGTCCGGGAAATGGCGTTGTTTATATTCCAGAAAGTCAAACGGACTTTATCTTTGCTGTAATAGGTGAAGAGTTCGGTTTTATAGGAGGAAGTATCGTTATCAGCTTATTTTTCCTTCTTATTTATTACTTAATTAAGCTTGGATTAGAAACAAAAAATGAATTTAACTCTTATTTATGCGTAGGTGTCATTACGATGATTACCTTCCACGTCTTCCAAAATATTGGTATGACAATCCAAGTTTTGCCAATAACCGGTATTCCTCTACCATTTATTTCTTACGGAGGTAGCTCCTTAATGGGAAGTATGTTTGCCATTGGATTAATGTTTGGAATATCTTGGCACCAAAAACGTTATATGTTTGGTACAGAGTAA
- a CDS encoding sporulation protein, whose translation MALFNKILARIGIGAARVDAKLVNDEFRAGETIEGIVEVYGGNVEQRIDRIYLRLFTSYVKEVDDKKVKQDIQLNVFKVNEPFTIQPAEKKEIPFTFQLPDDTPVTLGKTRVWVATGLDIKDAVDPSDIDYVKVLPNLMVTSVMKSMEDLGFRLRQVECEEAPRRMRKRLPFVQEFEFVPANGPYYGKLDEVEVIVQSVGNSQYELLLEIDRKARGFGGFLFEVLDADESLVRITVSESEIPQLSATLERVISRYSV comes from the coding sequence ATGGCTTTATTTAATAAGATATTAGCTCGAATTGGTATTGGTGCTGCTAGAGTAGATGCAAAGCTAGTAAACGATGAATTTCGTGCAGGTGAAACAATTGAAGGAATTGTAGAAGTATATGGAGGAAATGTTGAGCAGAGGATTGATCGAATTTATTTACGTCTTTTTACATCATACGTAAAAGAAGTAGATGATAAAAAGGTCAAGCAGGATATACAGCTTAATGTATTCAAGGTTAATGAGCCATTTACTATTCAGCCAGCTGAAAAAAAAGAAATTCCTTTTACTTTCCAACTACCTGATGATACACCTGTTACGCTTGGGAAAACACGAGTATGGGTAGCAACAGGTTTAGATATTAAAGATGCAGTAGACCCATCAGATATTGATTATGTGAAAGTTCTTCCCAATTTGATGGTCACAAGCGTTATGAAATCAATGGAAGACCTTGGATTTCGACTTCGACAAGTGGAGTGCGAAGAAGCACCAAGAAGAATGCGAAAGAGACTTCCTTTTGTACAAGAATTTGAATTTGTTCCAGCCAACGGCCCTTATTATGGAAAGTTAGACGAAGTAGAGGTAATTGTCCAATCAGTAGGAAACAGCCAATATGAGCTATTGCTAGAAATTGACCGTAAAGCTCGAGGATTTGGCGGCTTTTTATTTGAGGTATTGGACGCTGATGAATCTCTTGTACGGATTACAGTATCTGAAAGTGAGATTCCTCAGCTATCTGCGACTCTAGAGCGAGTTATTTCAAGATATAGCGTATAA
- a CDS encoding serine/threonine protein kinase yields the protein MKHFLKSIQRFLIDRPLRPGTLIKNRYKIDRVLGMGSYGITYLAKDQKFETQVVVKQLRKTKQKLEQGRRAFEYEKKILARIDHPQVPRLLDVEESSAGFFIIMDYINGKTFEDLIFEHHHKYKEKDVVQILLQVIEVIQFLHHEGIVHRDLRIPNILKVGDVIYIIDFGLARFIGDDERVEGLVTEQQYMRRTTVQSDVYALGHFALFLLYSDYKPTSRKEKSWEEELLLSSELTAIIRKMLQTDDFYKDIMQLKGDLQFLVDKNMKSLNW from the coding sequence ATGAAACACTTTTTAAAATCGATTCAACGATTTCTAATAGATCGCCCTTTAAGACCAGGAACACTAATTAAGAATCGTTATAAAATTGACCGTGTTTTAGGAATGGGAAGCTACGGTATTACATACCTAGCTAAAGATCAAAAATTTGAAACACAAGTAGTAGTGAAGCAGCTACGTAAAACAAAACAAAAGCTTGAGCAAGGCAGGCGCGCTTTTGAGTATGAAAAAAAGATATTAGCAAGAATAGATCATCCACAAGTTCCTCGGCTACTGGACGTAGAGGAAAGTAGCGCTGGATTTTTTATTATAATGGACTATATTAACGGGAAGACGTTTGAAGATTTAATATTTGAACATCATCATAAATACAAAGAAAAAGATGTAGTTCAAATATTGCTACAAGTCATAGAAGTGATTCAATTTCTTCATCATGAAGGAATTGTTCACCGTGACTTGCGAATTCCAAACATTCTTAAGGTTGGTGATGTTATTTACATCATCGATTTTGGTTTAGCACGTTTTATTGGAGATGATGAACGAGTAGAAGGTTTAGTAACAGAACAGCAGTATATGAGAAGAACAACTGTTCAAAGTGATGTATACGCTTTAGGGCACTTCGCACTGTTTTTGCTGTACTCAGACTATAAGCCCACTTCAAGAAAAGAGAAGAGTTGGGAAGAAGAGCTTCTGTTATCATCAGAGCTCACAGCAATCATTCGCAAAATGTTACAAACCGATGACTTTTATAAAGATATAATGCAACTCAAAGGGGATTTGCAGTTTCTTGTTGATAAAAATATGAAGTCTTTAAACTGGTAA
- a CDS encoding acyltransferase family protein: MSTRNAYFDNAKFVLIFLVVFGHMISPYRTDSEGMLSIYHFIFIFHMPVFILLAGYFSKNFHKKGYYKKIFTKVAIPYLAFQTIYTFYYSALYTNETYTLQYLVPRWAMWFLLSLIFWKLMLPFFAKFPMWISMTASILLGVGIGFVNIDGFEKILSISRMFVFFPFFLMGYYLSQREEPFKNLLTAKNRVIASTILVVTLAASYYFLNDTVYTDMLYGTNTYNSVSEFLMRLSHYAIAFIVSFAFMALIPTRSFALTSIGQRSLYVYLLHGFVLKWFFTTEFAKSLDASFWSIMVLTAMSILVTLLLGSRIVDWVITGTKLFIQFITPKKAIEKFSLAIKRTFP, encoded by the coding sequence ATGAGTACACGAAATGCTTATTTTGATAACGCTAAATTTGTATTAATTTTTTTAGTTGTATTTGGACATATGATTTCACCTTATCGTACAGATAGCGAGGGCATGTTGTCCATTTATCACTTTATCTTTATTTTCCATATGCCAGTATTTATCTTACTAGCTGGTTATTTCTCTAAAAATTTTCATAAAAAAGGATATTATAAAAAAATCTTTACCAAAGTTGCTATTCCTTACTTAGCATTTCAAACCATCTACACCTTTTACTATAGTGCGCTTTATACGAACGAAACGTACACGTTACAGTATTTAGTACCACGTTGGGCAATGTGGTTCTTGCTTAGCTTAATCTTTTGGAAATTAATGCTGCCATTTTTCGCAAAGTTTCCAATGTGGATTAGCATGACCGCTTCTATTTTACTAGGTGTTGGAATTGGTTTTGTCAACATTGATGGATTTGAAAAAATCCTAAGTATCAGTCGTATGTTTGTATTCTTCCCTTTCTTTTTGATGGGTTATTATCTATCACAGAGAGAAGAACCATTTAAAAATCTTTTAACAGCCAAAAATCGGGTGATTGCTTCAACTATTCTAGTTGTAACACTGGCAGCAAGTTATTACTTTTTAAATGACACCGTTTATACGGACATGCTTTATGGCACAAACACATACAATAGCGTAAGCGAATTTCTAATGCGTTTGTCTCACTATGCCATTGCGTTTATTGTATCTTTTGCATTTATGGCCTTAATCCCAACACGTTCTTTTGCTTTAACAAGCATCGGACAGCGTTCGCTTTATGTCTACCTTTTACATGGATTTGTTTTAAAGTGGTTTTTCACTACTGAATTTGCTAAAAGCTTAGATGCTAGCTTTTGGAGCATAATGGTTTTAACAGCTATGTCTATTTTAGTAACGCTTTTATTAGGTAGTCGCATTGTTGATTGGGTTATTACTGGTACGAAACTATTTATTCAGTTCATTACGCCAAAGAAAGCCATAGAAAAATTCTCATTAGCAATTAAACGAACGTTCCCATAA
- a CDS encoding DUF2515 domain-containing protein → MIYSLPFKVNKTMTIETTNNLAHLSQRSLAILSSFSNSIELNEKESKIVQRIKTKVGLHNKNNITRTHAYLKFYKSYPEIKWAFLAHLVSRNGGYYMTDLQTTFAKKLLSPVQQHAFFLFLERANATIFQDAFAQLLLYEESQKNEQNLSHLLSPLGVSAFMHPIWTEFINDPTEKEHLLSMALIVNEQHYIENKLIHDKKTKEDVLDTWQFYAQSLLGMTQVLIPYECDKELALIGVNISQFSSLKNRIIAGKLLYALLFFHNHLYSGTYSFADSVEHTGARHDYSSSLHPKFNHFKAPSSTVPLDMCWGNRVHTFLDQSDWFVGTSPYHYLTTLNIPSII, encoded by the coding sequence ATGATTTATTCACTTCCATTCAAGGTTAACAAGACCATGACAATTGAAACAACGAACAACTTGGCACACTTAAGCCAGCGCTCTTTAGCTATTCTATCTTCCTTTTCTAACAGTATTGAATTAAATGAAAAAGAGTCTAAGATTGTTCAAAGAATTAAAACAAAAGTTGGCTTACACAATAAAAACAACATTACGCGAACTCATGCTTATCTTAAATTTTATAAGAGTTATCCGGAAATAAAATGGGCGTTTTTAGCTCACCTCGTTTCTAGAAATGGCGGCTACTATATGACCGACTTGCAAACTACTTTCGCCAAAAAGCTTCTTTCTCCTGTCCAACAGCACGCTTTTTTTCTATTTTTAGAGCGTGCAAATGCTACAATCTTTCAAGATGCTTTTGCTCAACTGTTGTTATATGAAGAAAGTCAAAAAAATGAGCAAAACCTGTCTCACTTGCTTTCACCCTTAGGGGTATCCGCATTTATGCACCCCATTTGGACTGAGTTTATCAACGACCCTACTGAAAAAGAACATTTGCTATCCATGGCTTTAATTGTGAATGAGCAACACTATATTGAAAATAAGCTCATTCACGATAAAAAAACAAAAGAAGACGTACTGGACACATGGCAGTTTTATGCACAAAGCTTACTTGGTATGACCCAAGTATTAATTCCCTATGAATGTGATAAAGAATTAGCTTTAATTGGAGTGAACATTTCACAATTTTCTTCCCTTAAAAACCGAATTATTGCTGGAAAGCTACTTTATGCACTTCTGTTTTTTCATAATCATTTATATTCAGGTACTTATTCATTTGCGGATAGCGTAGAACATACAGGAGCGAGACACGACTATTCATCAAGCCTACACCCAAAATTTAATCATTTTAAGGCTCCTTCATCCACTGTTCCCCTAGATATGTGTTGGGGAAACCGCGTTCACACGTTTTTAGATCAATCTGATTGGTTTGTAGGGACATCACCCTATCACTACTTAACAACACTAAATATCCCCTCTATAATATAA